CAAGCTCAAGGGTATACCCGTAAAGAAATTCAACGACGTTTAGAACCAACTTTAAAGTTGGTAGGTTTGCTGAGTAAAGCTGACTGCTTTCCAGATCAACTATCTGGGGGAGAACAACAGCGAGTGAGTATTGCCCGTGCGATCGTTGGTACACCACCACTGCTACTAGCAGATGAGCCTACCGGAAATCTCGATCCTGATAATTCTTGGCAGGTGATTCAGATTCTCCAGAAGTTAAATTCCTTTGGAGCTACAGTAATTGTTACTACCCACGATGAACAATTAGTGCGGCGGTGCAATCATCCGGTAGTGCAAGTTCGCAATGGACAACTGTCTCGAAAATAAGAATTGGGCATTGGGCATTGGTCATTAGGCATTAATTAGGAATCATTATTTAACTAATGACTAATAAAGGTAGTATTTAACTTTTGCTGATACGGAGCGGTTTTAAGGGGTAGCGCTTGTAGGCGATCGCAAGCTTGTAAACTCTTAAAAGCTGCCTCTCGGATGGCAACTTCCTCTTCTCGACTGAGTAAGAGTTGCAAGCATTCGATAACATCTTGCTGCCCTGAAGAATCAACTCGTTGACGGCTGATGAATTTAGTTAGTTGACGGAGGGTAATCAACCGTTTCAAAGGATCTTTATCTGTTAAATTGACCAACAACCGATCGAGGTGGTCTTCCTCTCGATTTCCATAGAAGTTGACAATTTGCCATACCAATAAAATTAAAGTTAACAGGGTTCCCACGCCTTGGACAATGGCTCCGGCAGCAATCCAAGAACTGTGAGAGTCAACCCAAATTGCAGAGGCCATGTAAGTGCTGACGGTAGCAACACCACCACTAAGGACTGCTAAAGCTAACCGACGACTTGAACTGTTTAAGAACTTATGTATCTTAGACCAGTGCAATTGCCAGTCCCAATCCTGCATTGAGTAAACCAATACCATTACTCCAATGCCAATTAAGAGAGCCAATAACAGTTTCCAGTTCCACAACAACATAGCAACAACAATTGTCAGGAACCCAAGAAAGCCCCCAGGCCCAGAGAAATGCTTAAATGTTTGCTGCTTTGTAGCTCCCTTTGTCTTGAACAATGGATACGACCAGTTCAAATTGGGGATCTGGTCGATCAATTGCTGCCAATCAGACGAAGCCTGTGCCAAAGTGTTTACCTACTTGATTACGAAATTACTTATTGTATAACTAGGGATAAAGAAAGGGTGAAAACCCAAACCACACTATATCCGGTTTTTATCGACGGATAGTAGACTAGTACAGTATGGCGGAAATAAAGATAACATTTTCAATGGTTCAGAGCAAGGGCATAAAGGCTTTTTAAAGACAAAAACGAAAGTTATCAAGGGTGAATTGACCATCAAAAGCACAGAAGGTAACGCTGTAGATGTTATTCACATTTATAGATAATAAGGTATTGGGGGGAATTGCGGAGTCGGAATTGGCAAGATTAGAGCCTGGTAATGCCGTTTGACCGAGGAGTTGGCGATCGCGATCGTAGGCGGAAAGTACTAGCCGTTGCGAACTGGTCACAAAGGCGCTAACCGAGTTCACCGGATGCAAGAAAGTAGCTTCTAAAAATCCGCTTTTGGGCGCTCCCATTAATACTGTTAACCCTGAATAGCTTGGAAATGCTGGATTTGATGGCTGTATTGCTAAAGAATTGTGAAAAATTACTCCCCAGTGTTCATACTGGCGCTCTACTGCTTCAAAACACTTCAAGTCTTCTAAGTCTAAACAAATACAAGTAGGTACAGTAACTCTGCCAGCATCAATAATTGACTCGCCCTGATTCCCCCAAGCTGAAGCTTTAATTTCATTTTGGATATTAAGCTTGTCAAGCGCAAATTTAGCGTCTTCAATCGTTGGTAGTTTATTTGATTGAAGAGTAGCCTGTTTTACCATGACATCCCGCCTTAAAATTACCTAAAGAATAACCGGATTTATTAGTACATCAAAAGCTACTATTTCTATATGCAGAAATAGAGTTAATAGCTGATTTAAATGAGCATTTTGAGTTTTCTTGATGCTCAAAATTATTTATGAGTTTTCTGTTAGATTACCATAAAAACTTATGTCTTATTTGTGCTTGAGTGATCCTCGCTACCACGACAAACCCTTATAAAACAGTAATTACAACGTTAAATTACTTTTTATGATGAAAAAAAATCACCAAATCTTTACAAGTAATCGAGTAATTTTATATCTGCTTAATCTAACGGTAGCAAGAAGTCGTAGAGTGATTGGTTCGCCGATAATAACAATGAGTAGAGAGTTGGAACTTAATAAGTAAGTATTCTGGGATAACCCAAAAACAAACGATGACGCAAAGACATTATTAAATCCTCTTTCCGCGTCCTCGACCTTATAAGTCTATTCTGTTACTCGTATCAACTAATTACTACACTCAAGAAAAGATACTTATGTTTCAACCACAAGGATTTGAACAACGCTCCATAAATACCTCACTGGGTAGGATTGTATATTATACTGCCGCCGGTTTACCTTGGCAAGATAATGTAACCGCCAAAGACGATCGGGAAACTTTGGTATTTCTGCACGGCTTTGGTGGTGGATCTTCTGCTTATGAGTGGTCGAAAGTTTATCCAGCTTTTGCTGCCGAATATCGGGTGATTGCGCCCGATTTAATCGGTTGGGGGAGGTCTGAGCATCCTGCACGCAGTTATAAGATTGACGATTATTTGACTACGATTCGGGAGTTTTTAGAGCAGACTTGTAATAAGCCAGTAATCGCGATCGCTTCTTCTTTGACCGCAGCCTTTACAATTCGAGTAGCAGCAGCTCATCCTGATTTATTCAAGTCTTTAATTCTCACTACCCCCGCCGGACTTTCCGACTTTGGCGAAGACTACTCGCGTAGTTTTTTTGCCCAGTTAGTCAGCGTTCCCGTTGTTGACCGTTTAATCTACAGCACTGGAGTAGCTACCAGTGGAGGTATTCGCAGCTTCTTAGAGCAACGGCAATTTGCTCAGTCTAATCGAGTGTATGAAGAAATTGTCGATGCTTATTTACAATCCGCTCAACAGCCTAATGCTGAGTATGCGGCACTATCCTTTGTTCGTGGGGATTTATGCTTTGATTTATCCCTTTACATTCAACAATTGACCACTCCCACCGCTATTATTTGGGGACAAAAGTCAGAATTTACAGGGCCTTCAATTGGTCGCCGCCTTGCCGAAATTAATCCCCAAGCAATCCGATTTTTTCAAGAGTTGCAAGATGTGGGGTTAACACCGCAGTTGGAAGTGCCAGCAGTCACAATTGGGTTAATTCGCAAATTTTTGCCTTTACTTACTTAAAGTTAGTGGTTTTTTCAGTAATCAAAGCCCTAGAGAAAGTCATTCACACGTCAGTTGCTACAAGTCGAGGAACAGCAAGGGCGCACTAGCAACTCTATTGCCTCTGCGGTTAAATAAATTCCTTTTGAACCGCAGAGGCGCAGAGAACACGGAGAGAAAAAAGAAATTTTTCGAGTCACCTTGAAAGGACTATTAGTCTATGTCATAAGTTTTGAAAGGTTGGTTTATAATCAAAACCCTGTAGAGACGGCGATTTATCGCGTCTCTGCAACCCATCTAATAGTCCTAGAGACTGTTGGTTAATTTATGATGGGTTAGACCCCTCAACCCTAAAATCTTGGTTTAGGGTTTCTTTACCGCCCTGCAATAAATTGCGGGCTAATAGCTAAAGTGCGTTGAAACGCACTCAGATTAAAGACATTTAAGATAAATTGAGGTTGAGGGGTTAGACCTGCGAACAATTGCCAACAGTATCTTTCTAATCGCCGGGTATATTGGCAAAAGTGATATATTCTCATTCTATTTGCTGAATACAATATTTTAGTTTCATTATAGTATTCAGAATCACTATACTATCCCACCTGACTTGATAAATTGCTAATTACACAAACAAAATAAGGCATAGCAAGTTTACAATAGTGGGTAGATTATCTGATGACTATTCCAGAGTCAATTAAAAAATTTATTATATGGATACAAGGTTTTGACCATTATCTTTTACGAAATGAAGATGATGTCAAGGAAAAATTTATTTTGCCAATGTTTCACTATCTCTGTTATCCAGAGAAATGTCATCGTGAATACTCTTTAAAGACATCTAGAGCGGGAAAATACGGTAGAAATTCAGAAATTGCTCAGATTTATTACACAACAGATAATGTTGATCAACAAAATACAGATACCTCACTTGTTTTTATTAAAGCAATAAAACCACAAGAAATTAAATTAAATGGCGCTATTGAGCAAGCTAAATTTTATAGTCATCACCTTAATCTAATATTTTTTATTGTTACAAATGGATATCAAATAAAGGTTTTTAAGCGTCTGGATCACTATCCAGAAGAATTAATATTTGATACAACTATTGAGGCACTCAGAGATAATGATATTGCATCAAATTTTTATCATCAGCTAAATTTTAATTTGGTTAAAAATATTGCTAAAAATAGTAAATATAACTTAAGAGAAAATTTTATCAGCTACCATCCAGATTTGTCAGATTTTTTAGAAAAATGTGATTTTGAGCCTTCTAATACTAGAGAAGGCTACCGCTTAGTTGTTGTGAAAAAGAAAGTAGCGATCGCCTGTAATTTACCCAAACCTTTTGCAGAGGGTAATTGTCAAATAGAGTTCAGCAGCATCATTTTAAGAGGTCTAAAAATTTACTTAAACCATCAAGATATTTTAGGTCAACTAATGACTGGATTGCACACCAAGCCACATTGGGGATGTCGTAGTTGTTTTAAACAGTTAGATAGAAATACTTTTGAGGTATATTTAGGTCAAACAACTCTAATTTTATCAGAGTTAGAAGCAGCAGATTTATGTTTATGTATTGATGGAATTTGTCAAGAATATAAAAACCTAATCATCGAATTTGAAAATATTTTAGAAACATGGAATTTTGATTTTGTTAAAGATTCCAAAAGTCGAGGTTTTATCCTTTTTTCTGTTAAACAAGAATTATGGGAGTTAATGCAGCAATTTGCTAATGAGTTTGATTATACTAAAGGGAAGTCAGAATGGCATCTATTCCATAGAAAAGATATATCAATTAGGGTGAGTCGAGGAATTCACGATCATACATTTCTCTTCTCCAAAAACGATCCAAATTTTTCTTTATTAAATAATAATCAAATGAACATAATTTATGAAGTAAATGATGTTCATTTACAATCTATTGAGACAAATAAACTTACTTTATGGCAACAAGATATTGGAATTCGGGGAACCTGGACAGCGAGATATACCAAACAGTGGTTATTAGAGAAATATATCCCAAAAGTTATTCATTATTATTCACAAAAGTCTCATCTATCTGAAACTGAATCACTGGACAAAATCACAAATTATACCAGTGACTGTGTTTTGATTAGAGAAATTTATAATATTAGAGATTTAGCACCTTATCTTCACGATATACAATCTTGGCTATATATATATGTAGAAAATATTGCTGCTTCTCTGTTGAAACCATATTACCAAGCCTATACAAATTTGGTGCGTAATACTGATTCTTCCATAGCAGGTATAGATTATATTATCGGAAATTTGCGTAAGATTGAGTGGAGAAATACGCAAGAAGAAATTATTAATAATCCCAAGGACTCGAAAAACTTGACTTTTAAATATGCTATGGATTGCTTAGATCGGCAAGTAGCAAGAATAAATAATTGTGAATACGAGAATAGTTTAAAGGCAGATTTAATAACTCGGATATTTATTTGGATTATAGAAAATGGAAAAATTTCTTTTTCGCAAGCTCAATTAAATGCTGCTAAACAGGCTTTGCTACCACTTTGGGAACAAAGTCGTTTTGAAATGCGCCATGTGTATCCCAATCGATAGGGGAGCATCCCAAATGTGTAAGTTTAATTTACATAGAGTGTTCCAAAAAATAAATGATCCAAAACCCGTCATTGCGTTCGCGTAGCGTCTCGTAGAGAGCGAAGCGAACCAATCACAGCCCTTGGGATTGCTTCGCTTCGCTCGCAATGACAATTGGGCATTTTTTTACTTGGAGTACTCTACGGGATTGTGACTTACCCCAAAGGATAAAAAACGAACCGCAAAGGACACAAAGGACACAAAGGGAAGAAAATTGAAAAGGGTTTTCGCGTCAGTCCCGTATATTTTTGCCAAATTGGGATGCTCCCATCGATAAAGCTTACAGCAGATTTTTGTAACAAGTCTATTGACTTCAGACAAATATATTGACAAACTAATAGTTAGTTGAGCTAACTAATATAGGTGCATCAAACTTGTGACAATACTGACGGGAAAAACAAATCGATCGCAACCTCCTGGTGAACTAAGACCACCGATTTTGGAAACTCAGGGACTCACGCGCCGTTTTGGGAAGTTAACTGCTGTTAATAACCTGAGCATATCTGTGGAACAGGGTGAAGTATTTGGGCTACTTGGCCCCAATGGAGCGGGCAAAAGTACAGTTATTAAGATGTTGACAACTTTGCTACCTCTGAGTGCAGGGAAAGCAACCTTGGCTGGCTATGACGTGACTCGTCAACCCAATCCTGTAAGACGAGCTATCGGCTATGTACCGCAAGCGCTTTCTGCTGATGGTAGCCTGACGGGTTACGAAAACCTTTTAATCTTCGCCAAGCTGTATGGAATCCCAGCGAAAGGACGCGATCGCCGGATCTATGAGATTTTAGAATATATGGGTTTGCAAGATGCGGCGCAGCGTTTGGTACGAAACTACTCTGGCGGGATGATCCGCAAGCTGGAAATTGGCATATCAGTTTTACATCAACCCCAAATTCTCTTTCTCGATGAGCCGACTGTCGGACTAGATCCCATCGCTCGGACACAAGTATGGCAACTTGTGCTACAACTCTGTGCTGATTACGGCACAACGATATTTTTAACAACCCACTTTTTAGAAGAAGCAGACAGTTTATGTAACCGAGTAGCAATTATGCAGCAAGGTGAAGTTGTAATTACAGGTTCACCAAGTGATTTAAAAGCTTCTTTAAATCAACCAAACGCAACTTTGGATGATGTCTTTATTCACCATACAGGCGACCAGTTAACATCAGGAGTGAACTACCGTGACACAGCAAGAACCAGACGTACTGCTCAACGGTTGGGTTAAATTACCACCCACTGTCCGAGTAAATTTCATCTCTGCAATTAAAGAGCTAGTTACGAAAACTTTAGCGATCGCGGAATTGGAAATCCGTAAACTCCGCCACGATCCCACTGATTTAGTCGTTCGGGCTGTGCAACCAGCTTTATGGCTGTTAATTTTTGGGCAAGTTTTCACCCGAACTCGCGCTATTCCTACGGGGAACTTACCCTATTTGGACTTTATCTCTGCTGGTATTTTGGCTCAAAGTATTCTGTTTGTGGCAATTTTTAGTGGTGGAATGACGCTAATTTGGGAGCGAGATTTAGGAATTGTCCATAAATTTTTAGCTAGTCCTACGCCTCGTGTGGCGATGGTGTTGGGCAAAGCCCTGGCGTGTGGGGTGCGGTGCTTATCTCAGGTAGTATTCATTTACGGATTAGCATTTTTATTAGGTGTCAAACTAAATCTTCATCCCCTAGCTATTCTCCAAGTACTGCTGCTAGTCATACTGGGGGCGGGAACATTTTGCATTTTTTCATTAATTATTGGCTGTTTGGTGAAAAGTCGAGAAAGGATGACGGGTATTGGACAATTGTTAACCATGCCGTTATTTTTTGCGAGCAATGCCATCTATCCGATTTCGTTGATGCCCAGTTGGTTAAAGTTGATTTCCCATTTAAATCCGTTGACTTATCTGGTTGATGGCTTACGCAGCACTATGATACTTAATGGCACTAGCGTCTATGGCTTTGGTCTGGATTGTACAATTCTCTTATTAACATTAATAATTTTGGCCCTCATTGGTGGAAAACTTTATCCACGGGTGGCCATGTAATCAGGAGAACAACAAGCCCATGACCTTGGATAAACCTAATCAAGGTGCAACTTCCGAAGAATGTGCCGCTAGAGTAATGGAAACAGTTCCATTAGTGATGCGGTTTATCCGAGCGGATATGCGTGCCCATAGTGCCGCTTTTTTGTCTATACCTCAGTTGCGATCGCTCGCATTTATCAACCGCAATCCTGGGGCTTCATTATCTGACCTGGCAGAGCATTTAGGTGTCACGTCTGCCACGGCATCAGCAACCATAGAACGCTTAGTACAACGCGATTTTGTGAAACGCTGCGCTCATCCTCAAGAGCGGCGGCGGGTGCTGCTCAATTTGACTGAAGATGGAAAACACCATCTCAAGCAATCCCAAGATCAAACTCGCGCTCATATTACCGACCTGTTGAAAGGTCTAACAGAAGAACAAATTTCCAACATTGAAGAAGGCTTAACTCTACTAAAAAATGTCTTCGATAAAACGGAACTCAAAGCCCCATAACTCTGAGGTTGCACAGCACGATCCCTTTGCAGCCTTTAAGTTTGGAGACTATCGGCTATTTATCATTGGACGGCTAGTGCTGTCCGTGGGGTCGCAAATGCAAACTGTAGCTATCGGCTGGGAACTCTATGAGCGGACTAACTCAGCGATAGTTCTTGGTGGTGTGGGACTAGCACAAGTCTTGCCGATGATTGCTCTCACCTTGATTACTGGACATGTGGCCGATCGCCGCGATCGCAAACTCATCATGTTACTGTCAGTGATGCTGCTAGCTCTCTCCTCGCTGGCTTTGGCAGTGCTTTCTTATACGAAGGGTGCAATTTTTCTAATTTACGCTTGCTTGGTATTAACAGGTGTCGCTAGGGCATTCCTCAGACCTGCTAGTGATGCATTAATGTGGCAATTGATACCTGTTAGTGCGTTTACTAATGCAGCAACCTGGAATAGTAGTAGCTTTCAGTTGGCTGCTGTGATTGGCCCAGCCTTCGGAGGATTTGGGATTGCGCTACTAGGGAATGCTACAGGAGTTTATGTATTAGCTGCGATCGCTGCGTTGCTGTGTTTTATTTTAACAGTACCGATTAAAGAGCAAAAAGCCATCCGCACAACTGAGCCAATCTCACTCAAAGCGCTGTCAGCTGGTGCTAAGTTTGTTTGGCAGAATCAGTTGATTTTAGCAGCAATCACATTAGATATGTTTGCTGTATTGTTGGGTGGTGCGATCGCATTGCTACCCATCTTTGCCAAAGATATTTTACACGTGGGGCCAGTGGAATTGGGATATCTCCAAGCAGCCCATTCCATCGGTGCTTTGACTATGGCCATTACCCTGGCGTATTTACCACCGTTACGCAAAGCAGGCCCGGCCTTATTGTGGTCAGTGGTTGGCTTTGGCGTTGTCACAATTATCTTTGGACTTTCTCATTCCTTTTGGCTATCTATGTTAATGCTGATTCTTGGTGGCGCACTAGATAGTATTAGCGTTGTGATTCGCCATACATTAGTTCAAATCAGAACACCGGATCATTTGCGTGGTCGGGTTGCTGCTATTAATAGCGTGTTTATTAGTGCCTCCAATGAATTAGGGGGCTTTGAGTCAGGCTTGACAGCAGCTTTGTTTGGCCCCATCATTTCCGTTGTAGGTGGTGGAATCGGTACAATTTTGGTGGTGATTGCTACAGCCATGATTTGGCCGGAAATCCGTAAGTTAGGGGCTTTACAGGAATATAAATAGAAATACTTGTAGCAGTTCCCATTCAAATGTGGTACAACATCATCTCGTAAGGTGTAGGGGAAATTCATGAATTGCCCCTACGGGTGTACCTCACATAAATAAGAACCGCTATATCTATTTTCCATAAATAATATTTCTCCCACTCCAGCAAGAGATAACAATCACAATCTTGTTTCTTTTGCATAGAGTGGGATTTTTGTTTAGCGAAAGTTGTACATCGCCTAATTAACAGGTAGATAAACCCAGAGTTTTCGGATAATATCTAACTTCAATTCGCCCTTAAAGTTAGGCAGTTGGTACTAATGAATCGGGATATCGTTGCTACTAGCTCCGAAATTTGGGATGTTAACATTAGTTGGAATACCATATTTAGCAAAGTCAAAACTGCCATCAGTTGGAATACCATACTTAGCAAAGTCGAAACTGCCAGCCGATGGAATACCATAGCTACCCAAATTAAAGCTGTCAGCCGTTGGGATGCCATATTTTGCAAAGTCGAAGCTATCAGCCGTTGGAATACCATAGCTACCCAAATTAAAGCTGTCAGCCGTTGAGATGCCATATTTTGCAAAGTCGAAGCTATCAGCCGTTGGGATGCCAAATGCTCCTCCAGGTGCAAACGGATCGCTCAGGTTCCCAGGATGAAGACTATCAAAGGCGTTACCAGGAAAAGAATTTGCATCAAATGCCATTAGAGTTAATCCTCCTATTAGGATATAAATTTTGCGTAATCAAGAGATTTCAAAAAAGCACAATTGAGCTTAATTCTTAACTTTCTTATTGTTTTTTTATTACTAACATTGAGCTTTTTCGACTGAATTACAGAGTTTTTCCCTCAAATTCTATTGGACAAAAAAGCTTGTGATTAATGCTAGTTACCTGAAAAATATATAAAAATTAACTTGTTTTTACAATGAAAAATCCTTAGATGCCTGTGTCAAATCTTTAGATATTTTTCTACTGTAATTTGCAGGGTAAGCTCATTGAGATTTGTATAAATCTGACTTGACAAATGGGTATTATAACCAGTTCTCGTTTACGTGAGGTATATCCGTAGGGGAGTGGCATCGCTATGTTCTTACGCACACTTAACTTCAATAGTTGCGTCCAGGCGATCGCACACATATTATGCTGTTGATTTCACAAGGCTCAGATCCCCGACTTCTCACAGAAGTTGGGGATCTCGTTGTTCACGGTTGCAGGAGTTCTTTAATATTGGTTGACATAATTTACAATCTGTAATGTTTGACAGGCGGTAAATTCAACGAGAAATTTATGCTTCTAGGATTTTAGAGATTTTTTAACTCGTACTTATATACAAATATTCTCAAGTAAGTTATTATTCTCCTGATGATTTGATAGTAATTATAGTTAATAAGGTTATCTATGCTTTTTCCCTTCTTGATCATGTTCCGAGAGGGCGTTGAAGCTGCGCTTGTCGTGGGGATAATTGCCAGTTATCTCAAGCAAACTGGGCGTACCCATTTGATGAAGTCAGTTTGGATTGGCATCGCATTAGCGACTTTTATTTGTCTCGCAGCTGGGATTATTTTGCAAATAACCAGTCAGGAGTTTCCGCAGAAACAACAGGAACTATTTGAAGCGGTAATTTCCCTCGTCGCAGTTGGGGTTCTCACCTGGATGGTTTTCTGGATGCGTCGTGCGGCTCGTTCGATGAAAGGCGAGTTACAGTCTCAAATTGAAACTGCCATTCAGTCGGGAGATAAATGGGGTACAGCACTGGTGTGGATGTCATTCTTTGCAGTACTGCGGGAAGGTCTGGAAACAGTAGTGTTTCTGCTGGCCACATTTCAGCAAAATTTGGGAATTCAAGCTCCCGTGGGGGCATTGTTTGGATATGCAGCCGCACTAGCCGTCGGTGTAGGCATCTATCAGGGTGGTATCCGCATCAACTTGAAGCGATTTTTTAAATGGACAGGAGCCTTCATTATCCTGGTTGCGGCTGGACTCTTAGCAAGTGGGGTGAGAGCTTTTCATGAAGCTGGAGTGTGGAATTTACTGCAAACAGTGTTATTCGATGCTAGCGGGGTAGTACCTAATAATGGGTTTCTTGGTTCACTTTTGGTAGGATTTTTTGGCTATAACGATGCCCCAACTGTCAGTGAGGCGATCGCCTATCTTGGCTATCTAATTCCTACCATGTCGCTGTTCTTCTTAGGGGATAACGCTAGACAGAAGACTACAGCAAGTCATTCTTAGCTACTTCAATAATTTTTAGGAAAATACAACAATGAAAAATCTTTTAAAGTATTCAACAATTATCTGTCTAATTGCCTTGACAGTAGCTGCTTGTGAATCCAACAAATCAAGCGATACTTCTACGAGTAATTCTCCAGAGGCTAAGGTCGCTAGTGATACTTCTAGTAGCAATACTACCGAAACTGCTTTGGCTGTGACAGATACAGGTTGCGAACCCAATCAACTGACAGTAACATCTGGGCAAAACAGCTTTGTGCTGACCAACAAAAGCAGCAAACCTGTGGAGTGGGAGATATTGTCTGGGGTGAAAGTCGTTGAGGAAAAGGAAAATATTGCTCCTGGCTTCGTTCAAAAACTCAAAACCAATCTAGAACCGGGTGAGTATGACATGGCTTGCGGTTTACGCAGCAATCCCAAAGGGAAACTCACAGTCAAGGCTGGAGGAGATTCTCAAGCCAAAGGGACTGTAGATCAGGGTCAATTAGTCGGTGCGATCGCAGAATATAAAGTCTACATCATCAAAGAAATTGACCAGCTGGTTGCTAAGACCAAGATATTGACAGATGCCGTCATTGCTGGCGACCTTGCCAAGGCTCAAAAAACCTATGCATCTGCCCATCTTCACTACGAACGCACAGAACCCGTAGCTGAATTGTTCTCAGACCTCGACAAAAGTATGGATTCCCGTGCTGATGACTTTGCCAAAAAAGAGGCCGACCCACAATTCACCGGATACCATCGCTTAGAGAAAGCTTTATTCCAGGACAAAACGACAAAAGGCATGAAACCCTATGCCGAAAAGCTACAGAAAGATGCACTAGATTTACAAAAGCGCATTGCCACCTTGACCATTGAACCGAAAAATATGGTTGGCGGTGCTGCTGACTTGATTGAAGAAGTGGGTAAAACCAAGATTTCTGGAGAAGAAGACCGTTACAGCCGGACTGATCTATGGGACTTCAGCGCTAATGTCGATGGTTCCCAAAAGATTGTCGAGTTATTGCGCCCCGCCATCCAAAAAGCCAACCCAGAACTATTGGCGCGTGTGGATGCAAATTTCACCAAAGTTGACCAAGGACTTGCTAAATACAAAACCCCTGATGGTGGTTTTGTGAACTACGACAAGGTGAGTGAAACAGACAAGAAAGAGATGAAAACAGCGATCGCTGCTCTTGCTGAAGATTTATCTCAATTGCGCGGCACTTTAGGCGTTAATTAAATTTTTGAAAATTCCTATAAAAGTAAACTATGTCAAGTTCCGAACAACCAAGGTTACGCATTACTCCCCGGATTAGCCGTCGTGATTTGCTCATTGGCATGGCAGCAGCCGGTGGAGTAGCAGCTTTGACCAGTTTGGGTTATCGCAGTCTTTCGGAAACTACCGAAGACCCATCTGAGGAGACTGTACCCTTTTTTGGTATTCACCAAGCAGGTATTATTACCCCTGTGCCGGCTTCTGCCCTGATGGTGGCATTTGACACAACTGCTAAAACCAAAGCGGATTTAGTGCGGTTATTTCAAACCTTGAGCGATCGCATTCAGTTTCTCATGGCAGGGGGAACACCAAAACTCCGCGACTCCAAATTTCCACCCAATGATTCGGGAATTCTTGGGCCTGTAGTGGTTCCCGATAACCTCACCATCACCCTAGCAGTGGGGGATTCGCTCTTCGATAACCGTTTTGGACTTGACAAATTAAAACCCAAGCGGTTAAGCACTATGCCAGGTTTTTCCAATGACCAACTTGATCCGGATTTGTGTCATGGGGATATACTGCTGCAATTTTGTGCCAACACAGAAGAAGCGAATATCCATGCT
This genomic interval from Nostoc sp. KVJ3 contains the following:
- a CDS encoding MarR family winged helix-turn-helix transcriptional regulator, which codes for MTLDKPNQGATSEECAARVMETVPLVMRFIRADMRAHSAAFLSIPQLRSLAFINRNPGASLSDLAEHLGVTSATASATIERLVQRDFVKRCAHPQERRRVLLNLTEDGKHHLKQSQDQTRAHITDLLKGLTEEQISNIEEGLTLLKNVFDKTELKAP
- a CDS encoding ABC transporter permease: MTQQEPDVLLNGWVKLPPTVRVNFISAIKELVTKTLAIAELEIRKLRHDPTDLVVRAVQPALWLLIFGQVFTRTRAIPTGNLPYLDFISAGILAQSILFVAIFSGGMTLIWERDLGIVHKFLASPTPRVAMVLGKALACGVRCLSQVVFIYGLAFLLGVKLNLHPLAILQVLLLVILGAGTFCIFSLIIGCLVKSRERMTGIGQLLTMPLFFASNAIYPISLMPSWLKLISHLNPLTYLVDGLRSTMILNGTSVYGFGLDCTILLLTLIILALIGGKLYPRVAM
- a CDS encoding ABC transporter ATP-binding protein translates to MTILTGKTNRSQPPGELRPPILETQGLTRRFGKLTAVNNLSISVEQGEVFGLLGPNGAGKSTVIKMLTTLLPLSAGKATLAGYDVTRQPNPVRRAIGYVPQALSADGSLTGYENLLIFAKLYGIPAKGRDRRIYEILEYMGLQDAAQRLVRNYSGGMIRKLEIGISVLHQPQILFLDEPTVGLDPIARTQVWQLVLQLCADYGTTIFLTTHFLEEADSLCNRVAIMQQGEVVITGSPSDLKASLNQPNATLDDVFIHHTGDQLTSGVNYRDTARTRRTAQRLG
- a CDS encoding armadillo-type fold-containing protein; this encodes MAQASSDWQQLIDQIPNLNWSYPLFKTKGATKQQTFKHFSGPGGFLGFLTIVVAMLLWNWKLLLALLIGIGVMVLVYSMQDWDWQLHWSKIHKFLNSSSRRLALAVLSGGVATVSTYMASAIWVDSHSSWIAAGAIVQGVGTLLTLILLVWQIVNFYGNREEDHLDRLLVNLTDKDPLKRLITLRQLTKFISRQRVDSSGQQDVIECLQLLLSREEEVAIREAAFKSLQACDRLQALPLKTAPYQQKLNTTFISH
- a CDS encoding type I restriction enzyme HsdR N-terminal domain-containing protein; translated protein: MTIPESIKKFIIWIQGFDHYLLRNEDDVKEKFILPMFHYLCYPEKCHREYSLKTSRAGKYGRNSEIAQIYYTTDNVDQQNTDTSLVFIKAIKPQEIKLNGAIEQAKFYSHHLNLIFFIVTNGYQIKVFKRLDHYPEELIFDTTIEALRDNDIASNFYHQLNFNLVKNIAKNSKYNLRENFISYHPDLSDFLEKCDFEPSNTREGYRLVVVKKKVAIACNLPKPFAEGNCQIEFSSIILRGLKIYLNHQDILGQLMTGLHTKPHWGCRSCFKQLDRNTFEVYLGQTTLILSELEAADLCLCIDGICQEYKNLIIEFENILETWNFDFVKDSKSRGFILFSVKQELWELMQQFANEFDYTKGKSEWHLFHRKDISIRVSRGIHDHTFLFSKNDPNFSLLNNNQMNIIYEVNDVHLQSIETNKLTLWQQDIGIRGTWTARYTKQWLLEKYIPKVIHYYSQKSHLSETESLDKITNYTSDCVLIREIYNIRDLAPYLHDIQSWLYIYVENIAASLLKPYYQAYTNLVRNTDSSIAGIDYIIGNLRKIEWRNTQEEIINNPKDSKNLTFKYAMDCLDRQVARINNCEYENSLKADLITRIFIWIIENGKISFSQAQLNAAKQALLPLWEQSRFEMRHVYPNR
- a CDS encoding alpha/beta fold hydrolase — translated: MFQPQGFEQRSINTSLGRIVYYTAAGLPWQDNVTAKDDRETLVFLHGFGGGSSAYEWSKVYPAFAAEYRVIAPDLIGWGRSEHPARSYKIDDYLTTIREFLEQTCNKPVIAIASSLTAAFTIRVAAAHPDLFKSLILTTPAGLSDFGEDYSRSFFAQLVSVPVVDRLIYSTGVATSGGIRSFLEQRQFAQSNRVYEEIVDAYLQSAQQPNAEYAALSFVRGDLCFDLSLYIQQLTTPTAIIWGQKSEFTGPSIGRRLAEINPQAIRFFQELQDVGLTPQLEVPAVTIGLIRKFLPLLT